A genomic segment from Nicotiana tabacum cultivar K326 chromosome 7, ASM71507v2, whole genome shotgun sequence encodes:
- the LOC107821084 gene encoding phospho-2-dehydro-3-deoxyheptonate aldolase 2, chloroplastic, whose translation MALTDAAATSSRGGSALPNSCLQTPKLSPLQKTTSIYSFPTTTATPSNSKIKPRINKPISAVQSPPSTTTKTAQNPDGKWSLESWKLKPAFQLPEYPDKVELESVLKTLSTYPPIVFAGEARNLEEKLGEAALGNAFLLQGGDCAESFKEFSANNIRDTFRVILQMGVVLMFGGQMPVIKVGRMAGQFAKPRSDPFEEKDGVKLPSYRGDNVNGDAFDEKSRLPDPHRMIRAYTQSVATLNLLRAFATGGYAAMQRVNQWNLDFTDHSEQGDRYRELAHRVDEAMGFMSAAGITVDHPIMTTTDFWTSHECLLLPYEQALTREDSTSGLYYDCSAHMIWVGERTRQLDGAHVEFLRGIANPLGIKVSQKMDPDELVKLTDILNPQNRPGRITVIARMGADNMRVKLPHLIRAVRGAGQIVTWVSDPMHGNTTKAPCGLKTRSFDSIRAELRAFFDVHDQEGSYPGGVHLEMTGQNVTECVGGSRTVTYNDLSSRYHTHCDPRLNASQALELAFLIAERLRKRRLGPKFRL comes from the exons ATGGCTCTGACAGACGCCGCCGCCACCAGCAGCAGAGGTGGCTCAGCTCTCCCCAATTCATGCCTTCAAACCCCAAAGCTTTCACCTTTACAAAAAACCACCTCCATCTATTCCTTCCCCACCACCACAGCCACCCCAtcaaactccaaaatcaagcCAAGAATTAATAAACCAATCTCAGCCGTTCAATCTCCaccttcaacaacaacaaaaactgCTCAAAACCCAGATGGAAAATGGAGTCTTGAAAGCTGGAAGTTAAAACCAGCTTTTCAGCTACCTGAGTACCCTGATAAAGTTGAGCTGGAATCAGTTCTTAAGACCCTTTCAACTTATCCTCCAATTGTATTTGCTGGCGAAGCTAGGAATCTTGAAGAGAAATTGGGAGAAGCAGCTCTTGGAAATGCTTTCTTGTTGCAAGGGGGTGATTGTGCTGAGAGTTTTAAGGAGTTTAGTGCTAATAACATTAGGGACACTTTTAGAGTCATATTGCAGATGGGAGTTGTGCTTATGTTTGGTGGTCAAATGCCTGTTATCAAG GTGGGTAGAATGGCAGGTCAATTTGCGAAGCCAAGATCTGATCCGTTTGAAGAGAAGGATGGCGTGAAGCTGCCAAGTTACAGGGGAGACAATGTGAATGGTGACGCCTTTGATGAGAAATCAAGACTTCCTGACCCCCATAGGATGATTAGGGCATACACTCAATCTGTAGCTACCTTGAACCTCCTCCGAGCATTTGCTACAGGGGGGTATGCTGCCATGCAGAGGGTTAACCAGTGGAATCTCGACTTTACTGATCACAGCGAGCAAGGTGACAG GTACCGCGAACTGGCTCACCGAGTAGACGAAGCCATGGGCTTCATGAGTGCTGCTGGGATTACAGTTGACCACCCAATCATGACTACAACAGACTTCTGGACATCCCACGAGTGCCTTCTCTTGCCTTATGAACAAGCACTTACGAGGGAGGATTCAACTTCTGGCCTTTATTATGACTGCTCCGCTCATATGATTTGGGTTGGGGAACGAACAAGGCAATTGGACGGTGCTCATGTTGAGTTCCTGAGAGGAATTGCCAATCCACTTGGTATCAAG GTGAGTCAGAAAATGGATCCAGATGAACTAGTCAAGCTTACTGACATTCTTAACCCTCAAAATAGACCAGGAAGAATTACAGTGATCGCCAGGATGGGAGCTGATAACATGAGAGTAAAGCTTCCCCATCTGATCAGGGCTGTTCGCGGAGCAGGTCAAATTGTCACTTGGGTCAGTGATCCTATGCATGGAAATACCACCAAAGCCCCCTGTGGACTCAAAACGCGTTCATTTGACTCTATCCGG GCTGAACTAAGAGCATTCTTTGATGTACACGATCAAGAAGGGAGCTATCCTGGGGGCGTGCATCTGGAGATGACAGGCCAGAATGTAACGGAGTGCGTGGGAGGCTCTCGGACAGTTACTTACAATGATCTAAGCTCGCGCTACCATACACATTGTGACCCAAGACTTAATGCTTCTCAAGCACTTGAACTCGCCTTTCTTATTGCCGAGCGCCTCAGGAAAAGAAGACTGGGACCAAAGTTCAGGCTCTAG